A section of the Mycobacterium sp. 3519A genome encodes:
- a CDS encoding tripartite tricarboxylate transporter TctB family protein, translating into MEKEIVRPAEQLSPEPSPPDDSVHDREARRTRLVHVVLGLVIAGVGAWLLYKSRTELEFRGANNEPGPGYLPVLLTTCLIGLGLALSAVWLFGPKARSGEAPTLSLSLKGFGRALLVWLALAICAFLIEPLGFLVAGEVLVLLVIVVERIRSIPLIITLLLLPPAMYFLFDTLLEVQLPGGTLWY; encoded by the coding sequence ATGGAGAAGGAGATCGTTCGGCCCGCCGAACAGCTCTCGCCGGAGCCGAGCCCTCCCGATGACAGCGTCCACGACCGCGAGGCCCGGCGCACCCGCCTGGTCCATGTGGTACTCGGCCTTGTCATCGCGGGCGTCGGAGCCTGGCTGCTCTACAAGAGTCGCACCGAATTGGAGTTCCGCGGTGCGAACAACGAACCCGGGCCGGGCTACCTCCCGGTCCTGCTCACCACGTGTCTGATCGGGCTGGGGTTGGCCCTGTCCGCGGTGTGGCTGTTCGGCCCGAAGGCGCGCAGCGGAGAGGCGCCCACGCTGTCCTTGTCTCTCAAGGGATTTGGCCGCGCCCTGCTGGTGTGGCTGGCGCTGGCAATCTGCGCGTTCCTGATCGAGCCGCTGGGCTTCCTGGTGGCGGGTGAGGTGCTGGTGCTGCTGGTGATCGTCGTCGAACGGATTCGATCGATTCCGCTGATCATCACGCTGCTGCTGTTGCCGCCTGCCATGTACTTCCTTTTCGACACCTTGCTCGAGGTGCAACTGCCTGGAGGAACCCTGTGGTACTGA
- a CDS encoding IclR family transcriptional regulator yields MQKTRPESETGPAYPIASVNNALLLLLLFREQPRVRLTDACKYLGVAHSTAHRLLAMLAHHGFVQQEPVTRAYVAGPALVEVGLAVVGSLDVREQARPAMEELAAETGETVHLGALEGNQVRYVDGVESERALRVVARTGTLAPAHCTSLGKALLAQLTDEQVCRLYPTSAEPFPARTDKSITSQAKLLKELAKARMRGYAVNSGETEEDVGSVAVAFRDFAGRPAAIAVAAPTSRLTAQRVSRIGELMIDTISRTPMSPGAQAPAD; encoded by the coding sequence ATGCAGAAGACGCGACCGGAGAGCGAAACCGGCCCCGCCTACCCGATCGCTTCGGTCAACAACGCGCTGTTGTTGCTGCTGTTGTTCCGAGAGCAGCCACGGGTCCGGCTTACCGACGCATGCAAGTACCTGGGGGTGGCGCATTCGACGGCCCACCGCCTGCTCGCCATGTTGGCGCACCACGGCTTTGTGCAGCAGGAACCGGTCACCCGGGCGTATGTCGCGGGTCCGGCGCTGGTGGAGGTCGGACTGGCGGTGGTGGGCTCGCTCGACGTCCGCGAGCAGGCGAGGCCCGCCATGGAGGAGCTTGCCGCGGAGACCGGCGAGACCGTGCACCTCGGTGCGCTCGAAGGAAACCAGGTCCGCTACGTCGACGGGGTCGAGTCCGAACGCGCGCTGCGGGTGGTCGCACGGACCGGAACGCTGGCGCCCGCGCATTGCACCTCGCTGGGCAAGGCTCTGCTGGCCCAGTTGACCGATGAGCAGGTGTGCCGGTTGTACCCGACGTCGGCCGAACCATTCCCGGCCCGCACGGACAAGTCGATTACCAGCCAGGCCAAGTTGTTGAAGGAGTTGGCGAAGGCCAGGATGCGCGGCTATGCCGTCAACTCGGGCGAGACCGAGGAGGATGTGGGCTCGGTGGCCGTCGCGTTTCGCGACTTCGCGGGCCGGCCTGCCGCCATCGCCGTGGCGGCGCCGACGAGTCGGCTTACCGCGCAACGCGTTTCACGCATCGGCGAGCTGATGATCGACACGATCTCGCGGACGCCGATGTCGCCGGGTGCTCAGGCGCCTGCGGACTGA
- a CDS encoding MFS transporter gives MEVLSTRSRSLPPLWLLGTIAGIFLLQVAVTLARPVSTYRLLALGADGATVGVTAACFAVPPIVLAVGLGRWTERHHPAVMLGLGLAIGAASAFALVVAEQIWAIALATTTLGIGHTSATIGGQSIMAQADSTIARIGRFGTLTTVSALGQIIGPVLGGVIIGHTEQPSVSSTSSALLVAAWAFVAGLPAAAIALKTRIQPSTVREGKAERVWGLLRRKGMTAALMTSFSAKSGVDLLLVYVPLLGVAVGLTSSQVGILLGISSSGALLARAATPLFVRRIPNVRLTVVATAVAACCLLVLAISGNLAPMMIAMSVLGFALGLSQTTTMDWVVNLVDDTSRGSALGLRVATNRVGQAFILAVAGAISGVWGVEAAFVLLAVVMLATAASGFASARRGAQSAGA, from the coding sequence CTGGAAGTTCTGAGCACCAGGAGCCGCTCGCTTCCGCCGCTGTGGCTCCTCGGCACGATCGCAGGGATATTCCTGCTGCAGGTCGCGGTCACCCTGGCCCGGCCGGTGTCGACGTACCGACTACTCGCCCTCGGCGCTGACGGTGCCACGGTCGGCGTGACGGCCGCATGTTTCGCCGTCCCGCCGATCGTGCTTGCCGTCGGCCTCGGCCGGTGGACCGAGCGCCACCACCCAGCGGTCATGCTCGGCCTCGGACTTGCCATCGGGGCCGCATCGGCGTTCGCCCTTGTTGTCGCGGAACAGATTTGGGCCATCGCGCTGGCCACCACCACGCTCGGCATCGGACACACCTCCGCGACCATCGGTGGACAGAGCATCATGGCCCAGGCCGACAGCACGATCGCGCGCATCGGCAGGTTCGGTACCCTCACCACCGTTTCGGCGCTGGGCCAGATCATCGGACCGGTCCTCGGCGGCGTGATCATCGGCCACACCGAACAGCCCAGCGTCTCCTCGACCTCGTCGGCCCTGCTGGTCGCGGCGTGGGCCTTCGTGGCGGGCCTGCCCGCCGCCGCGATCGCGCTGAAAACCCGCATCCAGCCCTCGACCGTGCGTGAGGGCAAAGCCGAACGGGTGTGGGGTCTGCTGCGCAGAAAAGGAATGACCGCGGCGTTGATGACGAGTTTCTCCGCCAAGAGCGGTGTCGATCTGCTGTTGGTCTACGTGCCACTGCTCGGCGTCGCCGTCGGGCTCACCTCGTCACAGGTGGGCATCCTGCTCGGCATCAGTTCCAGCGGAGCCCTGCTCGCGCGGGCCGCGACGCCGTTATTCGTCCGCCGGATCCCGAATGTGCGGCTGACCGTGGTCGCGACCGCGGTCGCCGCCTGCTGCCTGCTGGTCCTCGCGATCAGCGGCAACCTCGCGCCGATGATGATCGCGATGTCGGTGCTCGGCTTCGCGCTCGGGTTGTCACAGACCACCACCATGGACTGGGTCGTCAACCTGGTCGACGACACCAGCAGAGGCTCGGCGCTGGGCCTGCGGGTGGCCACCAATCGCGTCGGGCAGGCGTTCATTCTCGCGGTCGCAGGTGCGATATCAGGGGTGTGGGGAGTCGAGGCGGCGTTCGTGCTGCTGGCGGTGGTCATGCTGGCGACCGCCGCATCGGGCTTCGCAAGCGCCCGCCGCGGTGCTCAGTCCGCAGGCGCCTGA
- a CDS encoding VOC family protein: protein MRIRHLGIVVQDLERTAEFYENVLGFKRLGDARTPGHYPGKALDLSDGEVNYSLLQPNPEIERSEWTYGAMGPNHIGVTIEDTGAVVRALKDRGIEVYGAEAADPPRFFKFRDPDGVEVDVATPERGWKF from the coding sequence GTGCGCATCAGACACCTCGGAATCGTTGTACAAGACCTCGAGCGAACCGCCGAGTTCTATGAGAACGTGCTGGGCTTCAAGCGTCTCGGCGACGCACGGACCCCCGGCCACTACCCCGGCAAGGCCCTCGACCTCAGCGACGGCGAGGTGAACTACTCGCTGCTGCAACCCAACCCGGAGATCGAGCGGTCCGAATGGACCTACGGCGCGATGGGCCCCAACCACATCGGCGTGACGATCGAAGACACCGGCGCCGTCGTGCGCGCGCTCAAGGACCGCGGCATCGAGGTCTACGGTGCAGAAGCGGCAGACCCGCCGCGGTTCTTCAAGTTCCGTGATCCGGACGGTGTCGAGGTCGACGTCGCCACGCCGGAGCGTGGCTGGAAGTTCTGA
- a CDS encoding amidohydrolase family protein has translation MLIQRATLLDGITVDIRVGERILGIGELAPDPGEQVLDAAGATAIPGLHDHHVHLRSAAAALTSARVGPAEVRGRDDLARALATAPVGGDGWIRAVGYHEAVAGPLDRTVLDEVSPPLPVRVQHRSGVLWTLNSAGLARVGLADHPDGRLHSADRSWSDTLQRNESGLADVSRMLAAVGVTGVTDATPGLEVGDVVKLMQAHRHGELLQRVHCLAPGKRILHDTELDLDELTAWIAERHAEEAPVAVHCVTAAQLVVTLSALRAAGVHPQDRIEHAAVVPDGMVSELADLGVTVVTQPNFVAERGDQYLTDVPAEEHHELWRLRSLLQAGVKVALSTDMPFGGGDPWATMRAAVARTTAGGARLGPRECVRADQALTMFCGSADAPADPRTLAVGEPGDLIVLSAPPAQVLDELDPQTVAATVVAGQVVYERR, from the coding sequence ATGCTGATTCAGCGCGCGACGTTGCTCGACGGCATCACCGTCGACATCCGCGTCGGCGAGCGGATCCTCGGCATCGGCGAACTCGCACCCGACCCGGGGGAGCAGGTGCTCGATGCCGCGGGCGCCACCGCCATCCCCGGCCTGCACGACCACCACGTCCACCTGCGCTCGGCCGCCGCGGCGCTGACCTCCGCCCGCGTCGGACCCGCGGAAGTGCGCGGCCGCGACGATCTGGCCCGCGCGTTGGCCACCGCCCCCGTCGGCGGCGACGGCTGGATCAGGGCCGTCGGCTACCACGAGGCCGTCGCCGGACCACTCGACCGCACCGTGCTCGACGAGGTGTCCCCACCGCTGCCGGTGCGCGTGCAACACCGCAGCGGTGTGCTGTGGACGCTGAACTCCGCGGGACTGGCCAGGGTCGGACTGGCCGACCATCCCGACGGCCGGTTGCACAGCGCCGACCGTAGCTGGTCGGATACGTTGCAACGCAACGAAAGTGGACTGGCCGACGTCAGCCGCATGCTCGCCGCGGTAGGCGTCACCGGCGTCACCGACGCGACACCGGGCCTCGAAGTCGGCGACGTGGTCAAACTGATGCAGGCCCATCGCCACGGTGAACTGCTGCAGCGCGTGCACTGCCTGGCGCCGGGCAAGCGCATCCTGCACGACACGGAACTGGATCTCGACGAACTGACCGCGTGGATCGCCGAACGGCATGCCGAAGAGGCCCCGGTCGCCGTGCACTGCGTCACGGCCGCGCAACTGGTCGTGACGCTGTCGGCGTTGCGTGCGGCGGGTGTGCACCCGCAGGATCGCATCGAGCACGCGGCTGTGGTGCCCGACGGCATGGTGTCCGAGCTGGCCGACCTCGGCGTCACCGTCGTGACCCAACCCAACTTCGTCGCCGAGCGCGGCGACCAGTATCTGACCGACGTCCCCGCCGAGGAACACCACGAACTGTGGCGACTGCGGTCATTGCTGCAGGCAGGGGTGAAGGTCGCGCTGTCCACCGACATGCCGTTCGGCGGCGGCGACCCTTGGGCAACCATGCGCGCGGCCGTGGCCAGAACCACTGCCGGGGGCGCACGACTCGGCCCGCGAGAATGCGTCCGCGCGGACCAGGCGCTGACGATGTTCTGCGGGTCTGCCGACGCGCCCGCCGACCCGAGGACCCTCGCGGTCGGCGAACCCGGCGACCTGATCGTGCTATCCGCGCCGCCGGCACAGGTGCTCGACGAACTCGACCCGCAGACGGTCGCCGCGACGGTTGTCGCGGGCCAGGTCGTGTACGAACGCCGCTGA